A window of the Cheilinus undulatus linkage group 21, ASM1832078v1, whole genome shotgun sequence genome harbors these coding sequences:
- the LOC121503983 gene encoding NADH-ubiquinone oxidoreductase chain 5-like, with product MIIIYLLLVVYIIIVYLLLVVYIGMIFLILVVYIIIIYLILVFCIIRIILLLVVYMILIYLILVVYMIRIYLLLVVYIIIIYLILVVHMIIIYLILGVYIIIVYLLLVVYIGIIYLLLEVYIGIIYLILVVYITIIYFILVVYITIIYLILVVYIDIIYLILVVYISIIYLMLVVYVIIIYLLFVVYIIIIHLILVVYVIIVYLILVVYIIIVYLLLVVYIIIVYLLLVVYIIIVYLLLVVYISIVYLLLEVYIGIIYQLILVVYMILIYLLLVVYIIIVYLLLVVYIGMIFLILVVYMIIIYLILVFCIIRIILLLVVYMILIYLILVVYMIRIYLILMVYIIRIYLLLVVHMIIIYLILGVYIIIVYLLLVVYITIIYFILVVYITIIYLILVVYIDIIYLILVVYIGIMFLMLVVCIIIIYLLLVVYIVIIYLILVVYMIIIYLLFVVHIIIIHLILLVYMVIIYLILVVYMIRIYLLLVVYVGIIYLLLVVYIGIIYLLLVVYIIIIYLILGVHMIMIYLILLVLLSKYIGIMYLLLVVYMIIIYLMLVVYIIIIYLILVVYMIIIYLMLVVYIIIIYLLLVVYIGIIYLMLVVYIIIIYLILVVYMIIIYLILVVYIIIIHLILLVYMVIIYLILVVYMIRIYLLLVVYVGIIYLLLVVYIGIIYLLLVVYIIIIYLILVVHMIMIYLILVVLLSKSTSYWSSTLA from the coding sequence ATGATCATAATCTACCTCCTACTGGTGGTCTACATCATCATAGTCTACCTCCTACTGGTGGTCTACATTGGCATGATTTTCCTTATTCTGGTGGTCTACATAATCATAATCTACCTCATACTGGTTTTCTGCATCATCAGAATCATCCTACTACTGGTGGTGTACATGATCTTAATCTACCTAATACTGGTGGTCTACATGATCAGAATCTACCTCCTACTGGTGGTCTACATTATCATAATCTACCTTATACTGGTGGTCCACATGATCATAATCTACCTCATACTGGGGGTCTACATTATCATAGTCTACCTCCTACTGGTGGTCTACATTGGCATAATCTACCTCCTACTGGAGGTCTACATTGGCATAATCTACCTAATACTGGTGGTCTACATTACCATAATCTACTTCATACTGGTGGTCTACATTACCATAATCTACCTAATACTGGTGGTCTACATTGACATAAtctacctcatactggtggtcTACATCAGCATTATCTACCTAATGCTGGTGGTCTACGTTATAATAATCTACCTTCTATTCGTGGTCTACATTATCATAATCcacctcatactggtggtcTACGTTATCATAGTCTACCTAATACTGGTGGTCTACATTATCATAGTCTACCTCCTACTGGTGGTCTACATTATCATAGTCTACCTCCTACTGGTGGTCTACATTATCATAGTCTACCTCCTACTGGTGGTCTACATTAGCATAGTCTACCTTCTACTGGAGGTCTACATTGGCATAATCTACCAACTTATACTGGTGGTTTACATGATCTTAATCTACCTCCTACTGGTGGTCTACATCATCATAGTCTACCTCCTACTGGTGGTCTACATTGGCATGATTTTCCTTATTCTGGTGGTCTACATGATCATAATCTACCTCATACTGGTTTTCTGCATCATCAGAATCATCCTACTACTGGTGGTGTACATGATCCTAATCTACCTAATACTTGTGGTCTACATGATCAGAATCTACCTCATACTGATGGTCTACATTATCAGAATCTACCTACTACTGGTGGTCCACATGATCATAATCTACCTCATACTGGGGGTCTACATTATCATAGTCTACCTCCTACTGGTGGTCTACATTACCATAATCTACTTCATACTGGTGGTCTACATTACCATAATCTACCTAATACTGGTGGTCTACATTGACATAAtctacctcatactggtggtcTACATCGGCATAATGTTCCTAATGCTGGTGGTCTGCATTATCATAATCTACCTCCTACTGGTGGTCTACATTGTCATCATATACCTAATACTTGTGGTCTACATGATCATAATCTACCTTCTATTCGTGGTCCACATTATCATAATCCACCTCATACTGTTGGTCTACATGGTCATAATCTACCTAATACTGGTGGTCTATATGATCAGAATCTACCTCCTACTGGTGGTCTACGTTGGCATAATTTACCTTCTCCTGGTGGTCTACATTGGCATAATCTACCTCCTACTGGTGGTCTACATTATCATAATCTACCTTATACTGGGGGTCCACATGATCATGATCTACCTCATACTGCTGGTCCTATTATCAAAGTACATTGGCATAATGTACCTCCTACTGGTGGTCTACATGATCATAATCTACCTAATGCTGGTGGTCTACATTATCATAATTTACCTAATACTGGTGGTCTACATGATCATAATCTACCTAATGCTGGTGGTCTACATTATCATAATTTACCTCCTACTGGTGGTCTACATTGGCATAATCTACCTAATGCTGGTGGTCTACATTATCATAATCTACCTCATACTGGTTGTCTACATGATCATAATCTACCTCATACTGGTTGTCTACATTATCATAATCCACCTCATACTGTTGGTCTACATGGTCATAATCTACCTAATACTGGTGGTCTATATGATCAGAATCTACCTCCTACTGGTGGTCTACGTTGGCATAATTTACCTTCTCCTGGTGGTCTACATTGGCATAATCTACCTCCTACTGGTGGTCTACATTATCATAATCTACCTTATACTGGTGGTCCACATGATCATGAtctacctcatactggtggtccTATTATCAAAGTCTACCTCCTACTGGAGTTCTACACTGGCATAA